Below is a window of Terriglobales bacterium DNA.
CTAAGGTGGGGGGTCAAACTAGCTGCGGTCCTCCGGCAGTTCGCCCAGCACCACCGGGACATCCATCTTCTGCTTGCCGCGGTAGATGGTGACGGTGACCTTGTCGCCGGCGCGGTGCTGGTTCATCACCCGCGAGATGTCGGTGGTGTCCTGGATCTCCTGACCGTCGATGGCCACGATCAGGTCGCCGCCCACCAGGATGGGGATGTTGCCGACGTAGGCGCGCTGGTTGCCGCCGCGCAGCCCGGCCTTCTCCGCCGCCCCGCCGGGCACGGTCTCGATGATGAGCACGCCGGCGTTGGCGGGCAAGCCCATCTGTCCGGCCAGGTCGGGCCCGATGGCCAGAGTGCGGATGCCCAGCGCCGGACGCCGCACCCGCCCCAGCGTGACCAGGTCGTTGAGCACGGCCTTGGCGGTGTTGATGGGGATGGCGAAGCCGATGCCCGAGTTCTGCGCCGCGCTGCCCATGATCATGGTGTTGATGCCGATCACATCGCCGCGCGAGTTCAGCAGCGGCCCCCCGGAGTTGCCGGGATTGATGGCGGCGTCGGTCTGGATGGCCTCGTCGATGAAGGCGCCCTCGGGCGAGCGCACCGAGCGGATGGAGCTGACGATGCCCCGGGTCATGGTGCCGGTCAGCCCGAAGGGGTTGCCGATGGCAAACACCTTCTGCCCTACCACCAGGTGGGAAGAGTCGCCCAGGGTCACCGGCACCAGGTCGGGAGCGGAGATCTGGATGACCGCCAGGTCATGGGAGCGGTCGCTGCCCACCACCCGGGCCGGGTACTTGCGCCGGTTGGCGAGGGTGACCTCGATCTGCTTGGCGCCCTCCACCACGTGGTAGTTGGTGAGGATGTGCCCCTGCTTGTCGAGCACGAAGCCCGAGCCCTGCCCCTGCGCCGGCACCGCCCCGTAGAAGAAGTCGTAGCTCACCACCGTGGAGATGATGTTCACCACCGAGGGCAGCACCTTCTTGTAGACGGCGATGTTGACCTGCTCCTCGGGGTCGAGGCTGGCGGGACCGGCGGCCTCGGTGGTCTCGATGCTCATGGGAGCGGAGACGGGCGAGGACGTGGCCACGCTCTCCGGACGGCTGCGGTGGTAGGTGGTGAGCCAGAAGAAGGCGACCGCCAGGGCCACGGCGATCAGGACTGGACGCAGGGTCTTCATGATGTGCCACCAAAGGGCGGGTCCGCGAGACCCGCGCATCCCTCAAGCATAACGAGACGAGCGGAATCTGTCACATGCGACGCCGCCCGGGCCTCAGGGCTGGCGCGCCAACTCTTGCAGCTCGGCGAAGAGCTTCTCCACCTGGCGCTCGGTCTCGGCGCGCGTGCCCGAGTTGTCGATGAGGAAGTGCGCGGCCGCGGCCTTCTCGGAATCGGGGAGCTGGACGGCCGAGCGCCGCGCCACCTCGGCCTGCGCCGCCTCCAGCGAGATCTTGTGGCGGGCGGCGTAGCGCTCGGCCTTCTGTTCCGGCTTGCAGGTCACCACCACCAGCTTGCCGAAGCGGCGGCCCACGCCGGCTTCCAGGATGAGCGCCGCCTCCACCACCGCGATGGCGTGCGCATCCTTCCTGCCGACCTCCGCCATCCACTGCTCCTGGCGGGCTATGACGGGAGGATGGACGATCCTGTTCAGCTCTTTGACGCGCCCCGCGCCGAAAGCCGCCTCCGCCAGCTTGGCGCGGTCGATCTGGCCGTCGGCCTGCAGGATGCCCGGGCCGAACGCCTTCACCACTTCCTGATAGACGGGCTGGCCGGGGGCCAGGAGCTGGTGGGCGATCTCGTCGGCGTAGATGATGTGGGCGCCGCGGCGGCGCAGCATCTCGGCGACCGTGGTCTTGCCGCAGGCTACCCCGCCGGTGAGCCCGACACGCAGCAACTAGGCGCGCTCCGAAGTCAGCGCCGGCTGCTTGAGGGTGTGGCCGCGGCGCAGCTTGCAGGCCTTGACGGTGTTGGCCATGAGCATGGCGATGGTGAGCGGGCCCACGCCTCC
It encodes the following:
- the coaE gene encoding dephospho-CoA kinase (Dephospho-CoA kinase (CoaE) performs the final step in coenzyme A biosynthesis.), which produces MLRVGLTGGVACGKTTVAEMLRRRGAHIIYADEIAHQLLAPGQPVYQEVVKAFGPGILQADGQIDRAKLAEAAFGAGRVKELNRIVHPPVIARQEQWMAEVGRKDAHAIAVVEAALILEAGVGRRFGKLVVVTCKPEQKAERYAARHKISLEAAQAEVARRSAVQLPDSEKAAAAHFLIDNSGTRAETERQVEKLFAELQELARQP
- a CDS encoding trypsin-like peptidase domain-containing protein, giving the protein MKTLRPVLIAVALAVAFFWLTTYHRSRPESVATSSPVSAPMSIETTEAAGPASLDPEEQVNIAVYKKVLPSVVNIISTVVSYDFFYGAVPAQGQGSGFVLDKQGHILTNYHVVEGAKQIEVTLANRRKYPARVVGSDRSHDLAVIQISAPDLVPVTLGDSSHLVVGQKVFAIGNPFGLTGTMTRGIVSSIRSVRSPEGAFIDEAIQTDAAINPGNSGGPLLNSRGDVIGINTMIMGSAAQNSGIGFAIPINTAKAVLNDLVTLGRVRRPALGIRTLAIGPDLAGQMGLPANAGVLIIETVPGGAAEKAGLRGGNQRAYVGNIPILVGGDLIVAIDGQEIQDTTDISRVMNQHRAGDKVTVTIYRGKQKMDVPVVLGELPEDRS